CCGCGACGTGCGTTTCCGGTCCTTGCGCACCACCGGTGGGGGCTTGGGCCGATTattgcgtcgcgcgcccgGGGGGAGGAGCCAACCGGTGTTGAAGTACTTGAACGAGTCCTTTTTATCCATTTCCTTCAAAACGCACGGTTCGGTCGCGGGCatctcgggctcggcggcgtggcgtccgctgcggcgcgtcggcggcgcgaccgGCTTCGGGGCCCTGACGCGGGGCGCCTTGACGGTCTTttccggctcgggctcgggctcgggcgtcgGCGCTTTGTGCACCATATAGTAAAACTGCTCAAGGAACGCGTCGACGGTGCTGGTCGaggcgtccggcgcgccgatcggcacgtcgtcgctcggcggcgcgtctggcggcgccgcaagcatctcgacgaccgcctgcggcggctcgaggccgagcgcgtcgtcgtcgagcagggcatgcagcggcgcaaaaATGCTCTCGAGGCTCTTGAGGATCTTGGCTGCGGCCTTGTGAATCGCCGAGTCCGGGCGGTTGTACTCCATCGCATTCGTGCACACCTTtcgcgcgtcgtgctccaTTTCGGCTGACGTGGCGTAGGTGAACGAGGCGATGCGTGCGGCCATCGTCGACCAGTCCATCGGCTCGGCGATGCACTCGTAATAGTCCGGCGCGTCCTCGGTAGAGACCGGCTGGAGGAACCAGCTggccttgtcgagcgccatgagcgtctcgagcgtgtGCCGCATCTGGGTCTGTCGCCCGAGCATCGCGCCTTGGACGACATTGGTATgaaagaggcgcgcctggcgcagcttTTCCTtctcgcgcttgcgcacgagctcggcgaggaggcgcaccttttcgaggtcctcgcgcaggcggtaCACATACTgcagcttggcgagcttgAGCGCAGAggtgcgctcgtcgacaaaGTTGCCGACGGTCCACGGCTCAATGTGCAGGCGCTtgaggagcggcgcgccccgcATCTCTTGGCGCTTCAGGCTCCAGTACCGCACGATCTGGGCCACGGTCTGGGCCTTTTTCCGGATGGGAATGCGATGGATGTACTCCAGGACGCGGTGCACAATGTAGTTGGGCACCGGAAGCGGCCCTGCGCTGTAGAGC
The sequence above is a segment of the Malassezia japonica chromosome 6, complete sequence genome. Coding sequences within it:
- a CDS encoding uncharacterized protein (BUSCO:EOG092618M2; COG:S; EggNog:ENOG503NWQ8) produces the protein MAHGTPTLASASSGAARLQPSYRRVEAEELEAVSSAPSVHDVHMVQYGYHDGSSQHLPPHLVRYIEPTEGEFDLQVEYDMDEQDQAWLAQTNAERRGEQLDQLSCEAFEIIIDRLEKEWFQLVKRIPSRFSIGAAEDDDEFPEDSICAICDDSECENLNAIVFCDGCNLAVHQDCYGIPYIPEGQWLCRKCTVSPDRPVSCVLCPVEGGAFKQTTQGTWAHLLCAMWIPETGVGNAVYMEPIDGVSEIPKARWRLRCYLCNKKSGACIQCEHRSCFTAFHVMCARRVGLLSKAKRHREESDHENEEPQTLTAYCHHHLPHEEKAALKARVRGEDDDGSDSDVSTRELALNRPARTGAYESIASKSARAYNKLYSAGPLPVPNYIVHRVLEYIHRIPIRKKAQTVAQIVRYWSLKRQEMRGAPLLKRLHIEPWTVGNFVDERTSALKLAKLQYVYRLREDLEKVRLLAELVRKREKEKLRQARLFHTNVVQGAMLGRQTQMRHTLETLMALDKASWFLQPVSTEDAPDYYECIAEPMDWSTMAARIASFTYATSAEMEHDARKVCTNAMEYNRPDSAIHKAAAKILKSLESIFAPLHALLDDDALGLEPPQAVVEMLAAPPDAPPSDDVPIGAPDASTSTVDAFLEQFYYMVHKAPTPEPEPEPEKTVKAPRVRAPKPVAPPTRRSGRHAAEPEMPATEPCVLKEMDKKDSFKYFNTGWLLPPGARRNNRPKPPPVVRKDRKRTSRT